The Erigeron canadensis isolate Cc75 chromosome 1, C_canadensis_v1, whole genome shotgun sequence genome segment tataaataaatgaaaagacaCGATAAAATTTAATCGTATAATGAATCCAGCTCAACTAGTGTATATGTAttcggttttttttatataggttTTGAGTTCGACTCTTTAGAGTGATAATTCtgtgattttttttcttgaattattTATAACGGCTCATGCTCTACTTTTGGTAGTCTAGCGGTACGTAAGTCTGTGATAAGTCTAACAATACGTATAAAACTTCATCATTATATAAGTTATCCAGTTATCCTTGGCGTCAAATACtagtgttaaaaaaaagtggtacaaaaattaaataaaattgaaattaataaacACTGAACAGAACCAAAAAATGGGGACAAAAGAGATTAccttttcaaatttcaatttaagGCTAAGGGTTTGGTAACAAGATTTTTGTAGCTTTTAGAAGTTTAAAACATGTAATAGATTACGATATCTTCTTAACTATTAAGACTCCAAAGCAAGAATCACCATAATAATTTATTGGATgccattaatttatattttattactagctaataaacccgggttcaacctgggtcgcttaattaaaaagttaaaacgaacaaatatatagacttatgtatgtaatttaggAGAGTTTTATGTATGTCTGGTTCAACCATATTTGCTTCTTTGGTTTGTTGGGAGGGGGTTTAGGGGAGTTCTTACACATACCGCTCGTAATTGTTGGATTTCTGCTTGGTTATATGCACATGGAcatgtttaataggtttaaatgcCCTTTTTACTATGTATTGTCCATTTTACGCTAAAGTGTGTAATGTGGTGTCTGCTATTTTTCTCTAATTGTAATGTAGTCATACTATATTCGACTGACATGTATGGTTACTAAAATTTTTACACTCTCTATCTTTTGCCTCTTTTTTGCGAGAAATCCATTTAGAAACAACCTCTGTACCTTCatgtaggggtaaggttgtctacattctACCTCCCCCAAACTCGGCTTTTgccggattgggtatcgttgttgttgttgtatgtaatttgttaatatattacgagtatatttttaatatggaGATAGCAATATACttataaagatgaaaattaatatataaactgattagggtgatgaaaaggtaaaaagtaacaaacataaatcaatggtagatataatattaaaattaaagtactttagaaaaataatttgtagaaaataaagagcttaaagagtttttgaaaataaagaaaaataattatgactAGAAAATAGCTTAACAAAAAATGTTAGCCTGCCACATAAGAAAAAAGGTCTGaaaataattatcttttattaatataatagataaaaaaCCGCTCCCcttgaaaattaaatatgaaaaattgtttaaaatatctttagttattaaattacacaatcaatcttatatcttttaaaaagtcttcattaaccatttaaatCAATTAACTACACTACTCGACGTCGCCTCTAAGTCTACCACTTGCAGTCGCCGCCAACACCACAGCGTCGCTACCATGACGACTGTCACATTACGCAAGAGTATCGTGCTAGTAAATAACTAAtttaaattaaccccatattgTTAGTATTTACTCCGTAGTAATTAGCAAATGGTTGTCACATTTACCAGTCTTGAATATGGAACTTATCTTCATCTTTGATATCAACGAACATATATGCTAATATTCACGTTGATGGCAATCAAGCAAAACAATGAAACACAAAAAGTTACGCTCTAACTCTAGTAATTTGTAAATATACAATTGTAAGTAGTTATGAAGTGAAAACTTAATATAACTAATATCACTAACAAATGAAACTTAAAAAATGAAGAGAAGTAATTCCTAACGACTACAAAACTATATCAAAAATGGGGGAAAAcaaattagataaaaaaaacctttaagtAATGAACAACTGGTCAACTATTGATGTCGACCGGTTCATATTATCTTCTTTATTAAAGAAAGTGAATGGgaatatcatttttcttataaataaatcatatgTACATTATTAATTTTAGTTTCAGTTAGGTTTAGTGGTAAAACCCTTGACTTTTATAGGGGAGGTCCGTGTTTCAAATCCTTTTCCCtctatttttgaactttttttttttcctaaaattacattttaaactcataaaaatttcaaatataaccttaaagttttatgtttgaATATATTGGTATATACTTTTGtccatttttgtttattctaattatatataaaattaacttaaataatatgtttttatttaaaccatatcattttctaaaaagacttttcataaaattttgtttttagattttatttttggggtctttcttaatatttgttttttatatatatatattctttttgtaatattatgattgctcaacattttatttctataaatgttttttttctaCTTTATGTTATATCTTTTAGCAAATTTTTATTACATAGattcttttgaattttttttattatatttttttttgcattttttttcctttcaattgacttttgagttttttattaacattttttccctatttaattttttagtaaacaTAAGAATGATAGTGTATCCTTACGTTGCCACATGCCATACCTTGTAAAAAGGCCACAAAACCATATACACTTAATATACTAAACATTAAACAAACTTGCTCTTAGATCAAGTGACAACTTTTGAATATGGCTGTGCTTGTGCCATTgcccttaaataaatatatatttgtgtatttatCTCTTCTTGAgagtttattttaaatattatgttttacaaaattattaatatgaaaTTAAACACAGCTTTGATGTTGTGTTtgtagtattttatttataaaacaaagcACAGAAAAACGATAAATGTAGCCCGCATTGCGGGGCTATTGAACTacctaattaaaaatataataacggGAGGTGATACTTTTACTAAATGTTTTACTTTTCAAATAATacgttatgatttttttttttatctttgttaatATTACTCTGTAGTTAACTCTTTTAGTGGTTTTTACTCTTCTGGTTTATGATATTTTAACTTTAAGTTTTTCTTCACCCTCTCATTTATGTCCTAGTTTAATCGGTATAAACTGCAGCAAATAATTGTATCGGCATCACACACAACTTCACACATAACAAATGAATCTCACATTGAACATAAAAATTCACGCATAACGAAAAttaatcatagtttttttttaaaggtaaatttcattcacaagtatccaccaaaaCCGATGATACAACTATTACATCGTATATACAACAATTACATTATATTAAAACTGCACCAATCCGACCAACTGATGCATTCATTCTTCTTCCTATTTCTATACAAAAGGAACGAGAGCGCCTTAATATTTTGTACAATCTTATGGCTATGGAAGTTAGAGTTTGAAAACCTTCTTTCGTTCCTCGTCTTCTAGATACACCAGCAAGCCACCATGATGATTCCTTTTAGAGCCTTCCTTTCCTTCTTCCCAATTCCCACATTCTCAGTGTACAGTGATCAgcatatatacattaatttttATCACCAACAAATGCAAGAAAACTCTAATCTTCCTCGTTTTGGTCAAGACTCAATAAcgaaaaaataataacaatttgTATCAAAGGGGTGATCTTGATGTCGATTTTTTTCGTTTATCATTCATCTAAGTTATAATCTTTGGAACTATTTTGATGTTTGTCTTTTTAATCGAGGTTGTAACAAAGGTGGAAATTAGCCTTCGGGTGAAACCCAACAAACCATTCCGTCAATGGAAACAACCTTGCAAAACCCATTGATTCGATCATCATATATATCCAGTCTTGTATGAATACATTAGGCGCGTTTACTTTGAGAAAACACCATTTGTTATCCAAGAAAACAAGGAACCCGGAAAACACGTTCAAAttgcatttttttaaaacaatttttcaagaaaatagaAATCTTTGTTTCTACTTTTtgaactaaaattaaaaaactactttttttatttttatttttttaaatttatgttttccaagctaataaaattgaaaaatagaaaacaaaaacaagtgaacatattttcttagttttttaagatggaaaaatgaaaactgcatgcatcttttattttgaacgcgtttttaaaatttttaaaggtattctaaaaatgaaaaactttttcaatttctaaaaaattaaaaataaaaaactagaaaatatttTCTTAAACTAAACACACACTTAGCTCTTATTTGGGATCACGGGGTAGATACTAATAACCAAATAACTGGTATGGTGTCGTCAACAATAATATGTACGAGTAGTATCTTTTGTTTTaacaaagaaaaggaaaagtatAAAACATTTATTAGTAAAATCTCAATGttcattaaaaaacaaaaattcgtGTACAGTAGAATATTaaattaagttaataaaaagattaaaaattatCATCAAAGGCATAATGGTCAAAACATATTATCTGTAGCATGAAAAGTAAAGTAAAATGAATAATCTTGCTaatcaaatagcctaataatcctcctaatgtattaagaaggtgacatgtggtatatactaattctcttttctaatcttgccccctgattttttcacatgtcatcatttcATAGCTAGGAGGATTATTAAGCTatttgttaggaggattaattatTTCTCTTGAATGGTGTCATGAGCAATAATATATACAAgtagtattttttgttttaacaaGGGAAaggaaaaatataaaacatttattagTAAAATCTCAAtgtttaaaaacaataaaaaaaaattgtgtagAGTAGAATacctaattaaattaataaaaaggttaaaaattattattagagGCATAATGGTCAAAACCTATTATTTGTAGTATGAAAAGTAAAATTGttagtataaattaaaatcacTAGGCACTAGCCTATAATAATTCTActtatttttgaagattttgctTGCCTTATTAAGTAATAAGATACTATGGTATTGATGTCAGATACTAGTTGAGTCACTAATGCATGTTTTATTTGTGGTGCATATTATGTACGCACATAGGGTTTTTCCTTGGGATGTTTGCTATCCGGTTAATACAACCGATTATTCTTGGTTGAGTAGAATCTTACCTCTAGATGATGGTTGGGTacatattttatcttttaaaaatctatcttcaaaataaatatacacCATTGTAGATAGAAACATATTATAATTAAGCAGTTTATGTATAGTTTATTACACTTTAATGTCACAAccctattatattattattatttatttttttatcaacaaaacttttattaaattttcataaaagttacaaaaaattaATGAGGAGTCGCAATATTATCTGAGCTCTCACACATCTAGCTATAACAAAACTAATCCTATAAAAAATATGAGGAGAAACACGTGCCCCAACGTCTTGAAGAACTTTTGGATCCTATTCAGTAAGACCTCCACATCCTTCTCAAGTTCTATATATGAAGGAAGAGGAAGAAAAGGGGAGTAACCCCTTTTTATCATCAATGGGTAGCTAGTCATGACTTGTTCTAATCTCTTTCGATCTTTGAATGGAGCAATATTATCTGATAATATTTTAATGGAGGATATAATTGATTAATTGATATCCCTCTATATATATCCCCACATGCACCGATGCACGTACGTTATGTTATATATGTTCATAACTTAAAATTCTCAATAAACACAAGTTAAAGCTAACAATTAAGGATCTCCTAGCTAGCTGGTCCATGGCTTCAATGTACTTGTTTGCTGGTTCAGTGATCCataattataaaagttcaaGTTATTCTTGTGTGGCCGCCATAACCAGAGGTTGTGACGGTTGCAAGCCATTATGTACATCATCAAAATCCACATCAATGGTCGTCGTCAATGTGTCCGATCAACCACTCGTTAGACGATCAGCAAACTATCATCCCTCTTTATGGTCCTTTGATCATATTCAATCACTCACCAGTAAATACACTGTATGATTAACCACGTACTTTccatttattttattcaaatcTATTTCTGtaagttgatatatatatgattgatagTTGAAATTTAACTCATACAGGGAGAAGACTACGCCACAAGAGCAAATATTTTGAAGGATCAAGTGAAATTGATGATAAGAAAAACTAGAAAGGTTGGGAATCCATTAGTTAAGACCCTAGAGTTGGTTGATGACTTGCAAAGACTCGgaatatcatatcatattgaAGAAGATATAAGAAATGTCTTGGAGATGATTTACCACGATTACTACAAACGCCATGAAATTTGGAACGAAATGGATCTGAACCTTAAATCCCTTGGATTTCGACTACTTAGACAACATGGTTATCAAGTTCCTCAAGGTACACCACTTTTCATCTTGATTAGGAATTAGGATGTCGATCTTATTTCATATGACGCTTTGTAGTCGTATACAATTCACATTACTACTGTATATGGCTACACATccgggaaaagaaaaaaaaaaaaactacttccGTCTTAgtgattaaaaaagaaattaacaaTGGTGATTATATAtcctttaatttgttttttatatatatatttttcttgcaCAGAGATATTTCACAACTTTATGGATGAGATACAAAAACTTAAACCACAATCATATGAAGATATGGTGAGCCTGTTGAACTTGTACGAGGCTTCATATCATTCCTTCGAGGATGAAAGCATCTTGGATGATGTTAGAGATTTCACAACCAAATACCTCCAAGAGAATCTTGAGAACATGGATCAAAGTATATCCTTGTTCGTTAGCCACGCTTTGGAGCTTCCGTTACACTGGAGAGTACCAAGGGTAGAGACCAAGTGGTTTATTCAAGTTTATGAGCAGAAAAGAAATGGCATGAATCCCACACTAATTGAGTTTGCAAAGCTTGATTTTAACATTGTTCAGACGATCCACCTCGAAGATCTGAAAGACTCGTCAAAGTACCATTTCTTATAACTCGAGTCGTCTGGAAAGGATTTCGTTGTAACTTATTACATATAGAACGATTTTTAAAGTTATTACATGTTGAATAGGTGGTGGAGAAACACAAGATGGGATCAAAAGTTGGGCTTTGCTCGAGACCGGTTGGTAGAGAATTTTCTATGGACGACTGGTGTTTGTTACCTGCCCCGTTTTAGTTTAGGAAGAAGAACTTTAACAAAGGTTAATGCCATGATAACTACGATTGATGATGTCTATGATGTTTATGGTACTTTAGAGGAACTTGAAAAGTTTACAGATATTATCGACAGGTACGTAATTGCTTAACTTATATTAATTAAGGGAAATGTTTGTTATCAACCAAATTAGTCTATTATTTTCAACAGGTCTTTTTATAAATTCTGAAGAGGTCTCTATTATGTAGATGGGATATCAATGCGATTGAAGAACTCCCAGATTATATGCAGATATGTTTCCATGGATTCTACAACTCCATAAATGAGATCGCTTATGATACATTGACGAATGACTCAGGATTCTTTATCCTACCATATCTAAAGAAAGCTGTACAATATATTATGCTTTCTTCTCCTAGCTAACTTCTGATATTGTGatttgaaatcaaaaagtttCATTCTTACATGTTAACACTAATTAACACTAATTACAGTGGGCAGATTTATGCAAGTCATACATGCAAGAAGCACTATGGTACCATACCGGACATATACCAACGCTAAATGAGTACCTGGACAATGCTTATGTGTCAATATCCGCCCCAGTTATACTTATGCATGCTAATTTCTTAACATCGATTAGCTCACCCTCGGAAATCCTACGATACATGAAAATAGCTGATAATACCGTCCGTTACTCATCACTGATCTTGCGACTTGCTGATGACTTGGGAACATCATCGGTATTTAGTTCTCTTAAGACTCTGTTtactattaatataaatactaacaTTTGTGCATTCAGGTTGCACTCATATTCGTTTACTTATATCTTTGCAACATTAAAAAAACCATGTTAAAATAAGTTTCAAGCCTATATATTGAGGAATAAACTTACACATTTTCGGTGTGTCAAGGACGAAATGGCAAGAGGAGACGTTCCAAAATCCATCCAATGCTACATGTATGAGAGCGGGGCTTCCGAGGAAGAAGCTAGATtgcatataaaaaatttaatcatCAAGACATGGAAGAAACTTAACAAAGAACGAGCCAGTGCAAAATCTGAATTTTCACGAGAATTTATCGATTGTGCAACAAACCTTTCTAGAATGGCTCAATTCATGTACTATGAAGGAGATGGCCATGGTCGTCCGGATGTAACTAAATCTCACGTTTTATCATTGTTGTTTAAACCCATATAAGGGTATGCAGAAGTCTAGATCGTCTATCTACTATTAAAGCTGGGTTTACTTTCAAATAAGGACCAATATCATCCTTGTTACATTTATGATATCGATATGCATAATCGAGATCACAATATAATTCTTTCCTTTTCTGAAAACCAATAAAAGCTTAGCCAATAGCTAGCATGGAATAAGTTCAATCATATTTAGGTTTCAGTGATATAAATGTTAGGTATAAaactgcacacacacacaagaaCGAGAAAATAACAAGAATGAAGAACACATGAGATttaatgctttatctcacactAAACTGTGTGAACTTATCCACATGCTGCAActagaatattttattaaagcATCATGCATCTAATCTCTCGTGACGAGGAATTACAAGTACATcacaatatatttataatagacACACTAGGTAGGGTTAATGACTTAATCCCGAAGTTACCAAGCAACCAAGCCTAAGTGAATTAAGGGACCGGCTGCGGACCGGCTGCTTTTGCCTTAAGGCCTGTTGCCTTAACAGCCTTCTAAATGGGCTGGACTATCAAGTCTCCCTAAACCCAACAATAAAGGCCTAATCATTCAACAATCAAGGAATGaagcttaaaaaaaacatgtacaGAGCTAGAAGAAAAGCTAACAATGTCGACAATAATATGTTGAAGACACAAATGACAGGCATCAGGAATACCCCACTTAAAATGCTATTACACGCCAGCAGAAAGCACCAAAATCAGTTTCGCAAAGAATGACTGCAATAATGATCACTGCACCGAAACATATAATGCCATACAATTCAAAAGTAATGATCTAAGTTGCAGCAACAGGGTTACAGTTTCTCAACAAACCCCCATATACTAATGATCACTGCACTAATTTGTTGGACTAAAACTACAATGTATAAATGGGAGAAGTCAGCTTTCGTTCATTCAAAAGTAGGAGGGAAGATTTTTGCAAGTCATACTTAAGATAAGCAAATTTGGTATAATAGCTGGTACACTCCAAACTTACAGAAGTGTACATGAAAAATTAACATATGGAAATATCGACTCCGGTGATTCTTATGCATAGACATGTGTTAACATTTAGTGAAAGAGCAGAAGCATTGCTAAGCATTAAAGAGCAAAGTGTATAGTTGATATGTAAGCCTAACCATGCAAGTAATGACTTCAACACATCACGAGTATGTTTTATGCAGCTTACTAAAGAGCAGTTCAGGAACTTGAAggtacaaaaatatatatagactcTAGAGGTGGTACTTTTGACTCATTTACTTATTAATGGGTCAACTGAATTGTGTTTCTATCTCAGAGTATTAGATAACAAAGTTTACTTAAAAGAATTGTTTGTATTGTGTGAAACCTTCCAAGTTCTAAACCATTCTCATCcaaaatattatatcataacCATCAcaattcaaaaatgaaaaagataagTGTTTGCAGGTCAACCTAACCGAAACCATTTTAacctgttctaaaaaaaaaccatttccACTCAAATCCATTTTGAGACGTAGGCCAAACACAGTATGTGACCATCTTGCGACCATTCGAAAAAGAGTGATATAAATCTATATTCTACATGTGTTTTCTGGGATAAGCTAAAAAGAGATGTTCCAAAACCAATCCACGTTATATAAGCAAAAATAATGCCAATAAAGGTAAGACAGAGTGAACACATAAACAAAATGATTAGTTATACCTGGAAAAAATATTCAATAGAGTAACGAAGTCACTGATCCTTCATTTGATGGGTCATCCTTTGAAAGTGTGATAGGAAGAATCTGGAATTTCTAGGAatttgagagagaaaaagatatttttacatCTGAATGATGTATTTTTCATTACTAAATGGTATTTATACAAGAAACGATATAAGCACCATGGTTGGATCAGTAGTAAACACCCTTGCTTCGGGAGAcaaaggtcatgggttcgatcctcatcccatgcaaaggttagagggtcttttttaccatttaggtagaaactggaagcagtctctctacttaggtagaggtaagatctgcctacatcttaacctccccatacaccgtcgaggtattgggggtCAAAATCCGCAGAAGACGGCACTGaacagttacttacttacttacttacaaGAAACAAGAAACAATGATAACCGCTCCCTTTGACTAATCATGACTCAATTAACCGCTTAACAACAATATTCAAATTGTTAAGACTTTAACCCTTTTAGTTCTCAGACTTGACACTTACGACCCAAACTATATAAAAtgacacttattattattttacatgTATCAAAGTGCAATCAACCTTTGCTGGAAGTCCAGTTTACATATAATAATGGAGACAGGTATGGTCACCCAGAAAATATAAAGTCTCATGTATCATCATATACTTGTCCGTCCAATCAAAGAAGTATCTCGATATAGTCTATAATGTGTATTCTATCCTTCAAGACATACTGGACCTATTTGAACAGCTTGAgcattgattttaattgaaaagaAACTCTAGGCATTTGAGTCAAAagaatttcataaaaaaagaaaaagtattcAAATGATGAGTACCACTGTCAAGTGTCAACACGTAACAATCTTACACTTAACATGAATATAACATCATGCATTTATGTATTTGGTGTCACACAACCAAAATTTGATGAGCCAATGAGTTACTGAAGAACATGCATTGAGATCTGATTACTGACACAAAAGCCTCTGTTTTTAGTTATCATAGCAGTCATGGCAGCAGTTGGAGATTGAAAACTTACAACCGCCATCTTGGTTCCTAGCCTGGCAACATTAACCAAGAGATCTCGTTAAATACAGTAAATCTTATATGAATTTATGAATCCACTTATATGTAAAAAAGACCAAACTGAAGTCTTTTAATGACTGCATTGACCTGGATAACACGCGGATGCTAGCTGGATCATACTCACAACCAGAAAGGAAACGCTCGATATCTTCTATATATGCGTTTGTGGGAACTCCTTGCAATAACACCTGAATTAAGCAACTCAACAATGGTTTTTTATGAGGATcaattggaaaaataaaaaaatcgtGCATACCCagacatataaatatatacatgaaaCATAATCATCACTATGATCATCAGCTATACATAAAATTTAGGCAAAACAGTGATCAGGCTGCAACTACTAAGAAAATATTTAACATTGAAGTCTAAACTGTATCAATTTCAAAGCTCTTCCAACATTGAATACCCCTGTCTGTCCAATTTATGTTTCTTTAGTTACAGAACAAAGTCAAAACTGTGTATACCAAGATGACTTCTAAAGGTGCCTCTGTTGTGTCACTAAATGATCGTTGTAAATGAGATATCTAAAAAGAGCAAAGATGATATTCCTTTCCTGAACTATCTTCATTTCAGAAAGTAGTTCTTTAATGTTGCAAATCATAGTCATCATTTGAAAATTTCAGTGAATATATCACCAAAAACATCACTCAAAGCCTTAAGATAAATTGATCAACTGTTACCTTTTTCACCTTATATGATTTAGTTCAGTATTTCTATATTAGTTACTGGTAAGATGGTACTTTGACTATTTGGTATGTCTATATCAGTATATCCCTTCAGTTACCTGCGTATCAGATATAACACTCAGTGCGCTCACTATGACTAAAGATGAACTGATGATCAAGTTCATGGTGTCTTTGTTTTGCAAGTAACCAGAACTAAACTAAAGTAGAAAAAGATCACCATTATATACAATGGTAGTAAAGAGAAATCAGGCACTAATTTTAGCTTCCACTTGACAAGAAATATcgaatttaa includes the following:
- the LOC122584959 gene encoding R-linalool synthase QH1, chloroplastic-like — its product is MASMYLFAGSVIHNYKSSSYSCVAAITRGCDGCKPLCTSSKSTSMVVVNVSDQPLVRRSANYHPSLWSFDHIQSLTSKYTGEDYATRANILKDQVKLMIRKTRKVGNPLVKTLELVDDLQRLGISYHIEEDIRNVLEMIYHDYYKRHEIWNEMDLNLKSLGFRLLRQHGYQVPQEIFHNFMDEIQKLKPQSYEDMVSLLNLYEASYHSFEDESILDDVRDFTTKYLQENLENMDQSISLFVSHALELPLHWRVPRVETKWFIQVYEQKRNGMNPTLIEFAKLDFNIVQTIHLEDLKDSSKWWRNTRWDQKLGFARDRLVENFLWTTGVCYLPRFSLGRRTLTKVNAMITTIDDVYDVYGTLEELEKFTDIIDRWDINAIEELPDYMQICFHGFYNSINEIAYDTLTNDSGFFILPYLKKAWADLCKSYMQEALWYHTGHIPTLNEYLDNAYVSISAPVILMHANFLTSISSPSEILRYMKIADNTVRYSSLILRLADDLGTSSDEMARGDVPKSIQCYMYESGASEEEARLHIKNLIIKTWKKLNKERASAKSEFSREFIDCATNLSRMAQFMYYEGDGHGRPDVTKSHVLSLLFKPI